Proteins encoded within one genomic window of Streptomyces profundus:
- the urtE gene encoding urea ABC transporter ATP-binding subunit UrtE, producing MLEITDLVAGYGRSQVLHGVGLTVPEDGVAAVLGHNGAGKSTLLRAALGLLRPTGGRVRFDGRDVTRLPAHRRVRLGLAYVPQGQQSFPQLTALENLRLVADGRGRRGAEALDEALDLFPALRELTGRRAGLLSGGQRQQLAIARALITRPRLLLLDEPTEGIQPSVVAEIQRTILELSGRGGLSVLLVEQHIDFALRAAQRYHVLEAGRITSSGEGDEEAPARVREALSV from the coding sequence ATGCTGGAGATCACCGACCTGGTCGCCGGCTACGGCCGCAGCCAGGTGCTGCACGGCGTCGGCCTGACGGTGCCCGAGGACGGCGTCGCCGCCGTGTTGGGGCACAACGGCGCGGGCAAGTCCACCCTGCTGCGCGCCGCGCTCGGCCTGCTGCGACCGACGGGGGGCCGGGTGCGGTTCGACGGCAGGGACGTCACCCGGCTGCCGGCGCACCGGCGGGTGCGCCTGGGTCTTGCCTATGTGCCGCAGGGGCAGCAGAGCTTCCCCCAGCTCACCGCCCTGGAGAACCTGCGCCTCGTCGCCGACGGGCGGGGGCGGCGGGGCGCCGAGGCCCTGGACGAGGCGCTCGACCTCTTCCCCGCCCTGCGGGAGCTCACCGGCCGCAGGGCCGGGCTGCTCTCCGGCGGCCAGCGGCAGCAACTCGCCATCGCGCGGGCGCTGATCACCCGGCCCCGGCTGCTGCTGCTCGACGAGCCGACCGAGGGCATCCAGCCGTCGGTGGTGGCCGAGATCCAGCGCACCATCCTGGAGCTGTCAGGGCGCGGCGGCCTCTCGGTGCTGCTGGTCGAGCAGCACATCGACTTCGCGCTGCGGGCGGCGCAGCGCTACCACGTGCTGGAGGCGGGCCGGATCACCTCGTCGGGCGAGGGGGACGAGGAAGCCCCGGCGAGGGTGCGGGAGGCGCTCAGCGTCTGA
- a CDS encoding MarR family winged helix-turn-helix transcriptional regulator — translation MPSTPAPRPDDPGGAGDVSFLLTRAERLAARRLRAALDETGCSVDAWRVLALLADGRGHGMTAIAERTLLPPPSLTRLMDQLVDDGLVHRRVDPLDRRRVLAGLTPHGMAVRADLAHRVRAHWATLPADTDDALLATLLDRLIARLELPAPAPAVS, via the coding sequence ATGCCTTCAACTCCCGCGCCCCGCCCGGACGATCCCGGCGGCGCCGGTGACGTCTCCTTCCTGCTCACCCGGGCGGAACGACTGGCGGCCCGCAGGCTGCGCGCGGCGCTGGACGAGACGGGCTGCTCCGTGGACGCCTGGCGGGTGCTGGCCCTGCTGGCCGACGGCAGGGGCCATGGGATGACGGCCATCGCCGAGCGGACGCTGCTCCCGCCGCCCAGCCTGACCCGGCTGATGGACCAGCTGGTCGACGACGGTCTGGTGCACCGCCGGGTCGATCCGCTGGACCGGCGCCGGGTGTTGGCCGGGCTCACGCCGCACGGCATGGCCGTGCGCGCCGACCTGGCCCACCGGGTGCGGGCGCACTGGGCCACCCTGCCGGCGGACACGGACGACGCGCTGCTCGCCACGCTCCTCGACCGGCTGATCGCCCGCCTCGAACTGCCGGCTCCCGCACCGGCGGTCAGCTGA
- the urtD gene encoding urea ABC transporter ATP-binding protein UrtD yields MNEASPPGLTIDELRVSFDGFTAVDGVSLRVGPGDLRFLIGPNGAGKTTLVDAVTGLARATGSVRFGGEELLGRPVHRIARLGVGRTFQTATVFEQLTVLQNLDIAAGAGRRPHTLLRQRRSVPAAVDEALATVGLTAHAHRLAGTLAHGQKQWLEIGMLLVQDVRLLLLDEPVAGMSHDERDATGALLRAVAGDRTVVVIEHDMDFMRAYAASVTVLHAGRVLSEGTVAEVRADPRVQEVYLGHPPDGSSTTVAATVAEEA; encoded by the coding sequence ATGAACGAGGCGTCCCCGCCCGGCCTGACCATCGACGAACTGCGCGTCTCCTTCGACGGGTTCACCGCCGTGGACGGCGTGAGCCTGCGGGTCGGCCCCGGCGACCTGCGGTTTCTGATCGGGCCCAACGGAGCGGGCAAGACCACCCTGGTGGACGCCGTCACCGGCCTGGCCCGCGCCACCGGGTCGGTGCGGTTCGGCGGCGAGGAGCTGCTGGGCCGCCCCGTGCACCGGATCGCCCGGCTCGGCGTCGGCCGCACCTTCCAGACCGCGACCGTCTTCGAACAGCTCACCGTCCTACAGAACCTCGATATCGCCGCCGGCGCCGGGCGCCGCCCCCACACCCTGCTGCGGCAGCGCCGCTCGGTGCCGGCCGCCGTGGACGAGGCGCTCGCCACGGTCGGCCTGACCGCCCACGCCCACCGGCTCGCCGGCACCCTGGCGCACGGGCAGAAACAGTGGTTGGAGATCGGGATGCTGCTGGTGCAGGACGTCCGACTGCTGCTCCTGGACGAGCCGGTGGCCGGGATGAGCCACGACGAGCGGGACGCCACCGGCGCGCTGCTGCGCGCCGTGGCCGGGGACCGCACGGTCGTGGTGATCGAGCACGACATGGACTTCATGCGCGCCTACGCGGCCAGCGTCACCGTGCTGCACGCCGGCCGGGTGCTCAGCGAGGGAACTGTGGCCGAGGTGCGGGCCGACCCCCGCGTCCAGGAGGTCTATCTGGGCCACCCGCCCGACGGGTCGTCCACCACCGTGGCGGCCACCGTCGCCGAGGAGGCGTGA
- the urtC gene encoding urea ABC transporter permease subunit UrtC: protein MIENPKVRRSSRWRLAAGYALGAVLLFAVAPAALSDFRLEQLARYLCFALVAVGISLAWGRGGMLTLGQGLFFGLGGYVMAMHLKLADAGPGQLPDFMLLYGSTDQLPWWWEPFRSPVVAIAAVFLVPMAVAALIGFLVFRRRVKGAYFAILSQALAAAFAILLIGQQATTGGTNGLTNFQGFFGFSLHDPVNRRMVYFVIAGTLLAVMLLTRQLFLSRYGELLVAVRDSEERVRFLGYDPALVKLVAYVVSAGMAGLAGALFVPAVGIISPALIGIVPSIQFLIGAAIGGRASLVGAALGAIAVAWAQTTLSEEFPAAWTYFQAGLFIVVVAFLPGGLISLRQLLARRRPSPVGGTP from the coding sequence ATGATCGAGAACCCGAAGGTGAGGCGCTCCTCCCGCTGGCGGCTGGCCGCCGGCTACGCACTCGGCGCGGTGCTGCTGTTCGCCGTCGCGCCCGCCGCGCTCTCCGACTTCCGCCTCGAACAGCTGGCGCGTTACCTCTGCTTCGCCCTCGTCGCCGTGGGCATCTCCCTGGCGTGGGGGCGGGGCGGCATGCTCACCCTGGGCCAGGGCCTGTTCTTCGGCCTCGGCGGCTATGTCATGGCGATGCACCTCAAGCTGGCCGACGCCGGCCCGGGCCAGCTGCCCGACTTCATGCTGCTCTACGGGTCGACCGACCAACTGCCGTGGTGGTGGGAGCCGTTCAGGTCCCCTGTGGTGGCGATCGCCGCCGTGTTCCTGGTGCCCATGGCGGTCGCCGCGCTGATCGGCTTCCTGGTGTTCCGGCGGCGGGTCAAGGGCGCCTACTTCGCCATCCTCAGCCAGGCGCTCGCCGCCGCGTTCGCCATCCTGCTGATCGGCCAGCAGGCCACCACGGGAGGCACCAACGGGCTGACCAACTTCCAGGGCTTCTTCGGCTTCTCGCTGCACGATCCCGTGAATCGCCGGATGGTGTACTTCGTCATCGCCGGCACCCTGCTGGCCGTGATGCTCCTCACCCGCCAGCTGTTCCTCAGCCGCTACGGCGAACTGCTGGTCGCCGTGCGGGACTCGGAGGAGCGGGTGCGCTTCCTCGGCTACGACCCGGCGCTGGTCAAGCTGGTCGCCTACGTGGTCTCGGCCGGCATGGCGGGCCTTGCCGGGGCGCTGTTCGTGCCCGCGGTGGGGATCATCTCGCCCGCGCTGATCGGCATCGTGCCCTCCATCCAGTTCCTGATCGGCGCGGCCATCGGCGGCCGGGCCAGCCTGGTGGGCGCGGCGCTCGGCGCCATCGCCGTCGCCTGGGCCCAGACCACCCTCTCCGAGGAGTTCCCCGCCGCCTGGACCTACTTCCAGGCCGGCCTCTTCATCGTGGTGGTGGCCTTCCTGCCCGGCGGACTGATCTCCCTGCGGCAGCTGCTCGCCCGCCGCCGCCCGAGCCCCGTGGGAGGAACCCCATGA
- the urtB gene encoding urea ABC transporter permease subunit UrtB encodes MTVILSQSFTGVSIGAVLLLIALGLSLTFGQMGVINMAHGEFIMAGAYTVYVVQQSVEAPGTSLLLALPVAFLVAGAMGVLLEWLLIRRLYTRPLDTLLVTWGVSLMLQQLARDIFGAPNVHTRAPSWLSGRITLIGGEHPLTLAHSRLFILALALAAVLALTLTLRLTSLGRRMRAVVQHRELAEASGIATGQVDRITFFIGSGLAGLAGVALTLVGPIGPTMGTNIIIDAFLVIVVGGIGQLRGAVIAAFALGVLQAVMEYSTTVSLARVVVLVAIVAFLQWRPQGIYTLRTRSLA; translated from the coding sequence ATGACCGTCATCCTCAGCCAGTCCTTCACGGGCGTCAGCATCGGCGCCGTGCTGCTGCTGATCGCCCTGGGCCTGTCCCTGACCTTCGGTCAGATGGGCGTGATCAACATGGCGCACGGCGAGTTCATCATGGCCGGCGCCTACACCGTCTATGTCGTCCAACAGTCCGTCGAGGCCCCCGGCACCTCGCTGCTGCTCGCCCTGCCGGTCGCCTTCCTGGTGGCCGGCGCCATGGGGGTGCTGCTTGAGTGGCTGCTGATCCGCCGCCTCTACACCCGGCCGCTGGACACGCTGCTGGTCACCTGGGGCGTGTCGCTGATGTTGCAGCAGCTCGCCCGGGACATCTTCGGCGCGCCGAACGTCCACACGCGGGCGCCGAGTTGGCTCAGCGGGCGGATCACGCTGATCGGCGGTGAGCACCCGCTGACGTTGGCCCACAGCCGGCTCTTCATCCTGGCGCTGGCCCTGGCCGCCGTGCTGGCGCTGACCCTCACGCTGCGGCTCACCTCGCTGGGCCGGCGGATGCGGGCCGTGGTGCAACACCGCGAGCTGGCCGAGGCGTCCGGGATCGCCACCGGGCAGGTGGACCGGATCACGTTCTTCATCGGCTCGGGGCTCGCGGGTCTGGCCGGCGTCGCGCTGACGCTGGTGGGGCCCATCGGACCCACCATGGGCACCAACATCATCATCGACGCCTTCCTGGTGATCGTGGTCGGCGGCATCGGACAGCTGCGCGGCGCGGTCATCGCGGCCTTCGCGCTCGGCGTGCTCCAGGCGGTGATGGAGTACTCCACCACCGTGAGCCTCGCCCGCGTCGTCGTGCTGGTCGCCATCGTCGCCTTCCTCCAGTGGCGTCCCCAAGGCATCTACACCCTGCGCACCCGGAGCCTGGCATGA
- a CDS encoding VanW family protein, with protein sequence MAVIPPIPAQPPRIPGPDPAPWRRWALWGSAGLLAVLLLSLLFGALGVFQGGRIASGTTVLGVDIGGLSPEEARARLTAELVEVRAAPIRVVLGETDEPVYEVDPEEAGLVLDVSATVELADRPGLLGRVFGGDGGAIEPVVVHHKEHSGELLGRLAEEADSTVTEGEVGFEDGEVRITEPRAGTALAVEPAVDLLRTGYLDEEVQPVRLPVSQAQPLVDEEEVARAVREFAEPAMSGPVRLRAEDGTAEVSLSPDLLGDHLRLEADDEGRLEPALAQEELVADERLAAQLTAATEEPTNATLALQGGSVVASGGSAGRAVDTEQLGEALLPLVTGVGAAARTGVLPTQEVEPALSAENHRDLGLVEEISSFTVEFEPAAYRITNIGRAAELINGSLVEPDEVWSFNETVGERTEGNGFVEGVIILDDRYQTAQGGGVSAVATTMFNAAFFAGVEFVEYGAHSFYIERYPEGREATVAWGSLDLRFRNDSGNALYVLASADDHSVTITFLGTRAYDEIRSETGPRENVEEPERHESDDEECVEQPPLEGFDVVVERIFVRGGDEVNRQRFETDYTPRNEIVCVAPDEE encoded by the coding sequence GTGGCCGTCATCCCACCGATCCCGGCCCAGCCCCCTCGGATACCGGGCCCGGACCCCGCGCCCTGGCGGCGCTGGGCGCTATGGGGCAGCGCCGGGCTGCTGGCCGTGCTGCTGCTCTCCCTGCTGTTCGGCGCCCTCGGCGTCTTCCAGGGCGGCCGGATCGCCTCCGGCACCACGGTGTTGGGGGTGGACATCGGCGGTCTCTCCCCCGAGGAGGCGCGGGCACGGCTGACGGCCGAGCTGGTCGAGGTCCGGGCGGCCCCCATCAGGGTGGTGCTCGGCGAGACGGACGAGCCGGTGTACGAGGTGGATCCCGAGGAGGCGGGGCTGGTCCTGGACGTCTCGGCCACGGTCGAACTGGCCGACCGCCCCGGGCTGTTGGGCCGGGTCTTCGGGGGCGACGGCGGCGCGATCGAGCCGGTGGTGGTGCACCACAAGGAGCACTCGGGCGAGCTCCTCGGCCGGCTGGCGGAGGAGGCCGACAGCACCGTCACCGAGGGTGAGGTCGGCTTCGAGGACGGCGAGGTGCGGATCACCGAGCCGCGTGCCGGCACCGCGCTGGCCGTCGAGCCCGCCGTGGACCTGCTGCGCACCGGGTACCTCGACGAGGAGGTGCAGCCCGTGCGGCTGCCCGTCTCCCAGGCGCAGCCCCTGGTCGACGAGGAGGAAGTGGCCCGCGCCGTCCGGGAGTTCGCCGAGCCGGCCATGTCGGGCCCGGTCAGGCTGCGCGCCGAGGACGGCACGGCGGAGGTCTCCCTCTCCCCCGATCTGCTGGGCGACCACCTGCGGCTGGAGGCCGACGACGAGGGCCGCCTCGAACCGGCGTTGGCCCAGGAGGAGCTGGTCGCCGACGAGCGGCTGGCGGCCCAGCTCACGGCCGCCACCGAGGAGCCCACCAACGCCACCCTCGCCCTCCAGGGCGGCTCCGTGGTCGCCTCGGGCGGCTCGGCCGGGCGCGCGGTGGACACCGAGCAGCTGGGCGAGGCGCTGCTGCCCCTGGTCACCGGCGTCGGCGCGGCGGCCCGCACCGGCGTGCTGCCGACCCAGGAGGTCGAGCCGGCGCTCAGCGCGGAGAACCACCGCGATCTCGGCCTGGTGGAGGAGATCTCCAGCTTCACCGTCGAGTTCGAGCCGGCGGCCTACCGGATCACCAACATCGGCCGGGCCGCCGAGCTGATCAACGGCTCGCTGGTGGAGCCCGACGAGGTCTGGAGCTTCAACGAGACGGTCGGCGAACGCACCGAGGGGAACGGCTTCGTCGAGGGCGTGATCATCCTCGACGACCGCTACCAGACCGCGCAGGGCGGTGGCGTCTCCGCGGTGGCCACGACGATGTTCAACGCGGCCTTCTTCGCCGGCGTCGAGTTCGTCGAGTACGGGGCGCACTCCTTCTATATCGAGCGCTACCCGGAGGGGCGGGAGGCCACCGTCGCCTGGGGCAGCCTGGACCTGCGCTTCCGCAACGACTCGGGCAACGCGCTCTATGTGCTCGCCTCCGCCGACGACCACTCGGTGACCATCACCTTCCTGGGCACCAGGGCCTATGACGAGATCCGCTCCGAGACCGGCCCCCGGGAGAACGTGGAGGAGCCGGAGCGCCACGAGAGCGACGACGAGGAGTGCGTCGAACAGCCGCCCCTTGAGGGCTTCGACGTCGTCGTCGAGCGGATCTTCGTGCGCGGCGGCGACGAGGTGAACCGGCAGCGGTTCGAGACGGACTACACCCCGAGGAACGAGATCGTCTGCGTGGCCCCGGACGAGGAGTGA
- a CDS encoding helix-turn-helix domain-containing protein: protein MDEEREPRVGALLREWRRRRKLSQLELSLLAETSARHLSCVETGKSRPSRAMVLRLAVALDVPLRERNALLLAADYAPAYRESRLDDREMVRIRAALDQMLTAHEPYPAVVLDRYWNVVAGNGAMAVLTAGLPPHLLEPAPNVFRMALHPEGLAARLANLRQVRELFLEHLRRQVDGTGDPRLRALHEEVSRYPLPAGHRESESPKPPAGPVQVPLRLRSPGGELSLFGTMATFGAPADVTLSELAIELFYPLDDFTAGALREFAAGR from the coding sequence ATGGACGAGGAACGGGAGCCTCGGGTGGGGGCGTTGCTACGGGAGTGGCGACGGCGCAGGAAGCTCAGCCAGCTGGAGCTCTCGCTCCTGGCGGAGACCTCGGCGCGGCATCTCTCCTGTGTGGAGACGGGCAAGTCCCGGCCCAGCCGCGCCATGGTCCTGCGGCTGGCCGTGGCGCTTGACGTACCGCTGCGCGAGCGCAACGCCCTGCTGCTGGCGGCCGACTACGCGCCGGCCTACCGGGAGAGCCGGCTGGACGACCGCGAGATGGTCCGGATCCGCGCCGCGTTGGACCAGATGCTGACCGCGCACGAGCCCTATCCGGCCGTCGTCCTGGACCGGTACTGGAACGTGGTCGCCGGCAACGGGGCCATGGCCGTGCTGACGGCCGGCCTTCCGCCGCACCTCCTGGAGCCGGCGCCCAACGTCTTCCGGATGGCGCTCCATCCGGAGGGGCTCGCGGCCCGCCTGGCCAATCTCCGGCAGGTGCGGGAGCTCTTCCTCGAACATCTGCGGCGCCAGGTGGACGGCACGGGCGATCCCCGACTCCGCGCGCTGCACGAGGAGGTGAGCCGCTACCCCCTGCCGGCCGGCCACCGCGAGAGCGAGTCGCCGAAACCACCGGCGGGGCCCGTCCAGGTGCCGCTGCGGCTGCGGTCCCCGGGCGGCGAGCTGTCCCTCTTCGGCACCATGGCCACCTTCGGCGCGCCCGCCGACGTGACCCTGTCGGAGCTGGCGATCGAGCTGTTCTATCCGCTGGACGACTTCACCGCCGGGGCGCTGCGGGAGTTCGCCGCGGGTCGGTGA
- the urtA gene encoding urea ABC transporter substrate-binding protein — MPPIARVRHLAAIAVASVTALALTACGARTGEETENAAATVDTSGDTIKVGLLNSLSGTMAISEVTVRDALLLAIEEINADGGVLGKQIEPISEDGASDWPTFAEKSEKLIQQDQVAAVFGCWTSASRKAVLPVFEQNGSLLFYPVQYEGLEQSPNIFYTGATTNQQIVPALDYLVEQGVESLYLVGSDYVFPRTANRIIRAYAEEHGIEISGEDYAPLGSTEFSTIANKVERSGADAVFNTLNGDSNVSFFSEYAATGLTAETMPVLSVSIAEEEVNSIGAENLAGQLTSWNYYQTTEGAANEAFVAAYQERYGADRPTSDPMEAAYTSVHLWAAMVEEAGSFEVADVRAAADGITFEAPEGTVTVDGETQHIFKTNRIGEIGADGLITEVWSSEEPIRPDPYLREYDWAEGLS, encoded by the coding sequence ATGCCCCCCATTGCCCGGGTACGCCACCTGGCCGCGATCGCCGTCGCGAGTGTGACCGCCCTCGCGTTGACCGCCTGCGGAGCCAGGACGGGCGAGGAGACCGAGAACGCCGCCGCCACCGTCGACACCTCGGGGGACACCATCAAGGTGGGCCTGCTCAACTCCCTCTCCGGCACCATGGCCATCAGCGAGGTGACGGTCCGGGACGCGCTCCTGCTCGCCATCGAGGAGATCAACGCCGACGGCGGTGTGCTGGGCAAGCAGATCGAGCCGATCAGCGAGGACGGCGCCTCCGACTGGCCGACCTTCGCCGAGAAGTCCGAGAAGCTGATCCAACAGGACCAGGTGGCCGCCGTGTTCGGCTGCTGGACCTCGGCCAGCCGCAAGGCCGTGCTGCCGGTCTTCGAGCAGAACGGCTCGCTGCTGTTCTACCCCGTGCAGTACGAGGGCCTTGAGCAGTCGCCCAACATCTTCTACACCGGCGCCACCACCAACCAGCAGATCGTGCCGGCCCTGGACTACCTGGTCGAGCAGGGCGTGGAGTCGCTCTACCTGGTGGGCAGCGACTACGTCTTCCCGCGCACCGCCAACCGGATCATCCGCGCCTACGCCGAGGAGCACGGCATCGAGATATCCGGCGAGGACTACGCCCCGCTGGGCTCGACCGAGTTCTCCACCATCGCCAACAAGGTCGAACGCTCGGGCGCCGACGCCGTTTTCAACACGCTCAACGGGGACAGCAACGTCTCCTTCTTCTCCGAGTACGCCGCCACCGGGCTGACCGCCGAGACCATGCCGGTGCTCTCCGTGTCCATCGCCGAGGAGGAGGTGAACAGCATCGGCGCGGAGAACCTGGCGGGCCAGCTGACGTCGTGGAACTACTACCAGACCACCGAGGGCGCGGCCAACGAGGCGTTCGTCGCCGCCTACCAGGAGCGCTACGGCGCCGACCGGCCGACCTCCGATCCGATGGAGGCCGCCTACACCTCGGTCCACCTGTGGGCCGCGATGGTCGAGGAGGCCGGCTCCTTCGAGGTGGCCGACGTCCGCGCGGCGGCCGACGGGATCACGTTCGAGGCGCCCGAGGGCACCGTCACGGTGGACGGCGAGACCCAGCACATCTTCAAGACCAACCGCATCGGCGAGATCGGCGCCGACGGCCTGATCACCGAGGTGTGGAGCAGCGAGGAGCCCATCAGGCCGGACCCCTACCTGCGCGAGTACGACTGGGCCGAGGGTCTGTCCTGA
- a CDS encoding substrate-binding domain-containing protein — protein sequence MAHGDWLAPDTDALGVALVVPRSGPAGIFGPACELCARLAADEVNADGGVLGRALRLVLVDGGGPPQRVADEVAALVAAGIVHGVTGWHISSVRRAVAPRIAHRVPYVYTALYEGGENSAGVFLTSETPDGQLRPAMRLFAAELRVRRWYVIGNDYIWPRRTAWAAERYAREDGGRVVGADYLPLGTDDFGAALRRVERAEADAVLMLLVGSDAVRFNRAFAAAGLDRRSLRLSTLMDENMLAASGPDATRGLSATGGFFAALATADTLDFQGRYTARFGPEAPAPSALGESCYEGVLLLAALVGRAGSVAVPAIEGVAPQVSYQGARGELRLRGRHVRQRIYLAEADGLDFAVTAELDAWS from the coding sequence ATGGCCCACGGCGACTGGCTGGCTCCCGACACGGACGCGCTCGGCGTCGCCCTGGTGGTGCCCAGGAGCGGGCCGGCCGGGATCTTCGGCCCCGCCTGCGAGCTGTGCGCCCGGCTGGCCGCCGACGAGGTCAACGCGGACGGCGGCGTGTTGGGGCGCGCGCTGCGGCTGGTCCTGGTCGACGGCGGAGGCCCGCCGCAGCGGGTGGCGGACGAGGTGGCGGCGCTGGTCGCGGCGGGGATCGTGCACGGGGTGACGGGCTGGCACATCTCCTCGGTGCGGCGCGCGGTGGCGCCCCGGATCGCCCATCGGGTCCCCTATGTGTATACGGCGCTCTACGAGGGCGGGGAGAACTCCGCCGGCGTCTTTCTGACCAGCGAGACCCCGGACGGCCAACTGCGTCCCGCGATGCGGTTGTTCGCCGCCGAACTGCGGGTGCGGCGCTGGTATGTGATCGGCAACGACTACATCTGGCCCCGGCGCACCGCGTGGGCCGCCGAGCGCTACGCCAGAGAGGACGGCGGTCGGGTCGTCGGCGCCGACTACCTGCCGTTGGGCACCGACGACTTCGGCGCCGCGCTGCGCCGCGTCGAGCGCGCCGAGGCGGACGCCGTCCTGATGCTGCTGGTGGGCAGCGACGCGGTGCGGTTCAACCGGGCGTTCGCCGCCGCCGGCCTCGACCGGCGCAGTCTGCGGCTGAGCACGCTGATGGACGAGAACATGCTGGCGGCCAGCGGCCCGGACGCCACCAGGGGGCTGAGCGCGACGGGCGGCTTCTTCGCCGCCCTGGCCACCGCCGACACCCTGGACTTCCAGGGGCGTTACACGGCCAGGTTCGGACCCGAGGCGCCGGCGCCGAGCGCGCTCGGGGAGTCGTGCTACGAGGGGGTGCTGCTGCTGGCGGCGCTGGTCGGCCGGGCCGGCTCGGTCGCGGTGCCGGCGATCGAGGGCGTCGCGCCCCAGGTGAGCTACCAGGGGGCGCGTGGCGAACTGCGGCTGCGGGGACGGCATGTGCGCCAGCGCATCTATCTGGCGGAGGCGGACGGCCTGGACTTCGCGGTCACCGCCGAGCTGGACGCCTGGAGCTGA